The Spirochaeta cellobiosiphila DSM 17781 genome includes a window with the following:
- a CDS encoding transposase, with protein MRKSKFTDSQIMAMLKQAESGIPIQDICRDNGVSTAMFYRWRSKYGGMDTSMVKRLKELERENALLKKMYAEEKLKKEIV; from the coding sequence ATGAGAAAATCAAAATTTACAGACAGTCAAATTATGGCCATGCTTAAACAGGCTGAAAGCGGTATCCCGATACAAGATATTTGCCGAGATAACGGTGTAAGTACTGCTATGTTTTACAGATGGAGATCCAAGTATGGTGGTATGGATACCTCAATGGTTAAGCGATTAAAAGAATTAGAAAGAGAAAATGCGTTACTTAAAAAAATGTATGCAGAAGAGAAACTCAAAAAAGAAATTGTGA
- a CDS encoding NfeD family protein: MNLASILWLLFGIVLVGAEFLIPGLIIIFFAGGAFILGLLLLIFPFLGVTNLIVAQVIAWLGISIGGLFFLRRKFSKVFKGEEIIDDHLQYVGQEVEVTERITPGHRGRIKFQGTTWDALSNGETFEKGSVVQILERVDLHFIVTKSLTE; the protein is encoded by the coding sequence ATGAATTTAGCTTCCATACTATGGTTATTATTTGGAATAGTTTTAGTAGGCGCAGAGTTTCTGATACCTGGATTAATAATTATTTTCTTCGCAGGAGGAGCATTTATTCTAGGTCTACTCCTCTTAATATTTCCTTTTTTAGGAGTAACCAACTTAATAGTTGCACAAGTAATCGCTTGGTTAGGAATATCTATTGGTGGATTATTTTTTCTTCGGAGAAAATTCTCTAAAGTATTTAAAGGTGAAGAAATTATTGATGATCATCTACAATATGTTGGTCAAGAAGTTGAAGTCACAGAAAGAATAACCCCCGGTCACAGAGGACGTATTAAATTTCAAGGAACTACCTGGGATGCTCTAAGTAATGGAGAAACCTTTGAAAAAGGATCAGTGGTTCAAATTTTGGAACGTGTCGATCTACATTTTATTGTCACAAAATCATTAACGGAATAA
- a CDS encoding DMT family transporter: protein MTTFFWGATFLITQNILNQITALQIIMYRFGIATLLLLPFVKFKKVIFMIKKTSILGFLIFISYYLQTLGLKYTTTGRSGFFTFLFAIFIPFLQYFLIKEKIKKHHFISLVIVLVGMLFLTKPGYSNINIGDVLTIICAFATALQIVLLNIYSSKHESTTLAFSQFLVVTILAGTISIYQNEAILFPVKDWIGILYLAVPATAWGILSQNLYQRYISATEAALIYALEPIIALLLGVVFLKESFGFIDFIGFLFVLLGVMYSELPIKSKTN from the coding sequence ATCACCACTTTTTTTTGGGGTGCTACTTTTTTGATAACTCAAAATATATTGAACCAAATAACTGCTCTTCAAATAATAATGTATCGCTTTGGTATTGCTACATTATTACTATTACCTTTTGTTAAATTTAAAAAGGTAATTTTTATGATTAAAAAAACCTCTATACTGGGATTTTTAATATTCATTAGTTATTATCTACAAACACTAGGCTTAAAATATACAACAACAGGACGTTCTGGTTTCTTTACCTTTTTATTCGCTATATTTATTCCATTCCTACAATATTTCCTAATTAAAGAAAAAATAAAAAAACATCATTTCATATCTCTAGTTATCGTATTAGTTGGAATGTTGTTCCTCACAAAACCAGGTTATAGTAATATAAATATTGGGGATGTTCTCACTATAATCTGTGCTTTTGCCACTGCCTTGCAAATAGTCTTATTGAATATTTATAGCAGTAAACATGAATCTACAACTCTGGCCTTTAGTCAATTCTTGGTTGTTACTATATTAGCAGGTACAATTAGTATTTATCAAAATGAAGCTATTTTGTTTCCGGTAAAAGACTGGATAGGAATTCTATACTTAGCCGTTCCTGCTACTGCATGGGGAATTTTATCACAAAACCTATATCAAAGGTACATTAGTGCAACTGAAGCAGCTCTTATCTACGCATTAGAACCAATAATAGCCCTATTATTAGGGGTAGTATTTTTAAAAGAATCCTTTGGATTTATTGATTTCATTGGGTTCTTATTTGTTCTATTAGGAGTCATGTATTCAGAATTACCAATAAAGAGTAAAACTAATTGA